Proteins encoded by one window of Dioscorea cayenensis subsp. rotundata cultivar TDr96_F1 chromosome 6, TDr96_F1_v2_PseudoChromosome.rev07_lg8_w22 25.fasta, whole genome shotgun sequence:
- the LOC120263305 gene encoding F-box protein At1g10780: MNSVPEGVVQHILSQMSNARDIASCACVSKRWKDSIPFLPSLYFPRGVFDGLPRADADAAISHMVSSALCLEELVIYCPFSASHLASWLSLRSHSLRRLELRMDCTAEKPAPCRLDAIGSAKNLEDLKLWGVSLTKSPNWGVLQRLRVLEIVGAAVRDTAIKDVVQACPKLVELALLGCDGCSSVYIELDSLEKCRLDFLGSANSSVHLSSPKLVNLELQGFSWIHVNERHSLRRLSIAKTSGSVYKVDVGKLPDLEYLSIRGVQWSWNAISSVLQSGSEVKHLLMKIEFTGDLDTLQPFPQIDLVDFFNNHQKLCKFEIHGAMFAALCQKNSLKNLDSRFSIPCLEEVLVTVRSPLNPLQKLNTLESLVKYSVNLQKLVIRISKMRNCHETADEFFKQICKFKHMNHNIVHIE; encoded by the exons ATGAACTCAGTCCCGGAGGGCGTCGTGCAGCACATTCTCTCCCAGATGAGCAATGCGCGCGACATAGCATCGTGCGCCTGCGTCTCCAAGCGCTGGAAGGACTCCATCCCCTTCCTGCCCTCCCTCTACTTCCCCCGTGGCGTCTTCGATGGCCTCCCCCGCGCTGACGCTGATGCCGCCATCTCCCACATGGTCTCCTCCGCCTTGTGCCTTGAGGAGCTCGTCATCTACTGCCCTTTCTCCGCTTCTCATCTCGCCTCCTGGCTCTCCCTCCGGAGCCATTCCCTCCGCCGGCTTGAGCTCCGGATGGACTGCACCGCCGAAAAGCCGGCTCCCTGCCGGCTTGACGCCATTGGATCTGCCAAGAATCTGGAGGATCTCAAGCTCTGGGGCGTTTCTCTGACGAAATCCCCCAACTGGGGTGTTCTTCAGCGCTTGAGGGTTTTGGAGATTGTTGGGGCGGCCGTGAGGGATACTGCGATCAAGGATGTTGTGCAGGCGTGCCCTAAACTTGTGGAGTTGGCATTGCTTGGTTGCGATGGTTGCAGCTCCGTTTACATTGAATTGGATAGCTTGGAGAAATGCAGGTTGGATTTCCTTGGTTCTGCTAATTCTTCCGTTCATCTCTCTTCTCCCAAGCTTGTGAATCTCGAGTTGCAAGGGTTTAGTTGGATTCATGTTAATGAGAGGCATTCCCTTCGCCGTCTATCTATTGCTAAAACTTCAG GTAGTGTGTACAAGGTGGATGTTGGAAAGCTGCCTGATTTGGAGTATTTGTCAATCAGAGGTGTGCAATGGAGTTGGAATGCAATAAGCTCTGTGCTCCAATCTGGGAGTGAGGTGAAGCATCTGCTTATGAAGATTGAATTCACTGGAGATTTAGACACACTTCAACCATTTCCGCAAATCGACCTTGTTGATTTCTTCAACAATCATCAGAAGCTATGCAAGTTTGAAATCCACGGCGCTATGTTTGCGGCATTGTGCCAGAAGAACAGCCTTAAAAAT TTGGATTCCAGATTCAGTATTCCTTGCTTGGAAGAGGTTCTTGTTACGGTCAGGTCACCGTTGAATCCATTGCAAAAGCTGAACACTCTTGAGTCATTGGTTAAGTACAGTGTCAATCTGCAGAAGCTGGTGATTAGAATCTCTAAGATGCGAAACTGCCATGAGACTGCGGATGAATTCTTTAAGCAGATATGCAAATTCAAGCATATGAATCATAACATAGTTCACATCGAATAA